Part of the Rhizoctonia solani chromosome 2, complete sequence genome is shown below.
GATTTGATCGTGATTGGCACCACTATCTCGCTTGCTCACTTCAGTACATTATTGTCGTTGTTGATGGGCGTGGTACTGGGTTCAAAGGCAGGAAGCTCAGGAACCCTATTCGCGGTAACTTGGGATACTGGGAAGTCGTGGATCAAATCAACGCGGCTAGGTGGGTTAGGCTTTTGGTTCGTTGGATGGGATGCTTATTTGAAACCCAAGGATATGGGCTTCGAAGCAGTACGTCGATTCCAAGAGAATTGGTATCTGGGGCTGGGTAAATGCGCTCCGAACTCTTGTTTTCCGTTTTCTGATTTCTTGTTCAGTCGTATGGCGGGTTTATGACTTCCAAGGTCTTGGAGGCTGATGCTGGAGTTCATACCCTTGGTATGGCCGTAGCTCCTGTTACTTCCTGGCGCCTCTATGACTCGGTCTATACGGAGCGATACATGGGTCTTCCTGATAACAACCCAGAAGGATATGTCAATGCTAGTATCACCAAAGTTGATGGATTCCGCCACGCGAACTACCTACTGGCTCATGGAAGTGGCGACGATAATGGTAGGCTCCAACGTCTTATGAAGGAGGCATATAACTCACAGTTTTTTCGTTTCAGTTCACTTCGCCAACTCGGCCCATCTCCTGGACATGCTGACTCAGGCAAAGGTTCGCGGGTTTAGATTTAGAATGTTCACCGATAGGTAGGCACTAAATAAATTACCGAAATCGAATCGGGCTAATTCGAACGAAACAACAGTGACCATAGTATAAGGCAACGAGGCGCATACCGAGAGCTTCATGAGTGGATGACCGAGTATTtgaaggagaagtggggaaGCGGCCCTCGGCAGCGTGGTTGGTGACAGGCCAATAGTTGATCGAGAGTTGACTGTGTTTCTCGTACCTCTTGTGCTATTTCGCTATCGCTGGCATCTTTATACGATGATTTTAATTATAACTTTCAATGGGCTTGAACATCTGGCACTACATTTATCGAGAGAGTCGGCCATTGTGTACGATTGGCCTACTCCAGGCTCGATTGTTCATCATTATATAAATAACATCGTCCTTGTATGCGCGATCTATCCCATCCGAGAAACGTGTCAGCTCGACGCGAATCGCGGAACCATTGGGACCGCTGCGGCCCGTTGTAAACGCTATCGTGATCACACAGGCAGCGCATGACTAAATTTACTATATGCCACGTTGAGAACAAGCGCTCTCGAGGCACGAGGTTCTGGTCAATGTTCAAAGTAGTCAAGTgcagcacgagggaaatgaGCATTTTGATCTTTTGGAGCTCGAAAAAAAATTAATCACGACTGCGCTTGGTTCCCGTCTGGTTATACGCTACACTTTCTTTTGTCTGCCACATTCGCTAATACTAGTGCACGATCCCAACGTAAACCCAGTGGCAAGAGAAAAACGCTAGGCCCAGTGGCGTTTCTTGTGCATTGCGCCGGTCTTGAACCTGCAAGGCACAAGCTCGAACTTAGTGAAAGGGAGACACCAGATCAGATATATTAATTATTCAAGAGGGACACAGGTATTTAATGGCCTGCGTGGCTCGAGCACTCTCAACGCCTACTCCCCCTTGCACACTATGAGAAATCTCTTTGCTTTGTTTGTGTCTTCCGCGATTTTAGGTCTTGTCTGTGCTTCCCCAGCACCCCAAGGGCAGCAGCCTTGCATTGGCGTAGGCGGGGTGAGTCTCGACTGCCTCGCAGCTCACATAACCTGCCACTCACGGTTAGATCAGCGCTGTGATCTCTCCAGGGAATGCTGTCCCGCACTTGCATGTCACCCCCTGCTTGATAAATCCGGGATTTGCGTGGTAAGAATGGCGACATATCGTCGGCGACTCCCCGAGAACTTGGTGCTGAAACTAGAACTCTAGTTCGACGGAAGACTGGGGCCAGTAAATTGATGGGAGCAGTGGGAAATCTCCTGGGAAGAATGTTGTGACTTTGAACGATTCATGAAAAGGAAAGCTGAATAAGAGGTTCTATCAAAAAGGATTGCCTGGCCAAGTGTGCTAAGGGAGCTACTGGGCGTTGAATTACAATGAGTTGTGCTGTGTTTTTGCTCGTGATATAAGCTATGGTATAGGAGTATTGGATCTAAGGTAATTGCGCAAGCATAAAATCACAATGTGACTATAAGCAGTCGTCAAGTTTAGGTGCAGAGAGTAATTAAGCTGGTTAACGAAATTGTAAAACACAGACATTGACATTAACAACGCAAGCTTTACGACGCGTCGTACATTCGGGTGGTGGTGTATTTTTCCGGTTCGCTGACCAAGTGGTTCTTCAGCCACAGGTAGCCACAGGTAGTCGCACGATCCCACCGGGTCTACCCGCCCAGCTACATTGACTCCTAACCCTTGGTAGTCCCTCAGTGTGCTGGCCCAACCTTCCCACGACACCCCTGGAGCTCGCGTTATTAGTCaattaaattaaattaaaCAATTTCCCAAATCTGATGGCTCGCATTTACCATATGTGGCGCAACGATGTTTAATCAATCAATGACCTTGTATCATCGCTACAGCGGCACCGCCTTAATCCTCAGTTCGGAATATTCCGCCTACGCATCACCCTGTCTCGGGTCCGGTATTGGAGTCAGCTGGTCCTCAGGTAATCCTATACCTATAGACCGATAGTTATTACGGTATTCCTCTGACGAGAATCTCAGTACTCGCCATTTTGGGGCCTGCGTCATGAGTGACACCATCACGGAAAGCAATAGGCCATTTCTTCCCCATCTCGGTTGAGCCACACCTTAGTAATTGTGAAGTGGATTTTTTGGAAATGCTCAACAAGCCCGGCTCCATATGTAGCTCTTTCTTCTATGTTTCTGTGTACCTCCACTTGCAGGAATCATCGATCACATACATACGCATCTTTCAGTCTCCTTACTAAGAAACCTGTGTCGCTTATTTCGAGTCAAACGTGGATAAGAGAAAAGAGAAGTGCCCAGGTTGTAATTAGTAAGCTCCCGAGGACTGTTGAAACTTCTGGCCGAACCTTGGTAGCTTAAGACTGGGCTAGAAGGCCTACTGATCTCAACCGAGGCTAACGGCAATGAGAACGAGGCACGTCTCCCGTCTTCTCCCAATGCTCCTATTGGGTGCCTAGACTTGAAATGTTGACCCAAGATTTAATTTGAACGAGTGCTTCTCAGGACGCGAGGAGAAGGACTGGTGGAAGGGGGAGGGGACTAATTTCAGGGTAGAATTTTGCTTGGCTCGACTCGGCTCTTATGCATCGAGCGGTTGGATTTATTCGAGAGCTTGCGACCGGTCTAGACCTGAGCAGCCCGTACTGCTCTTGTTCGATAGTCTGTTGGTTCTATAATCGAATTATTGCGTGCTCTTGCAAATTCGATAGGCAACCTATAGCTATATGCGACGGCGTGTCTGGATGTGTTATGGCTCAAACTATTGTGCTCCACCTCCTGGCTAGCAATACATGGAGTCACCCACAAGCGCGCGCGTGTGTGTGTGGTTTCAGAGCAGAATACGATCGCTTGCGTATAATGTGTGCGGAAAAGTAAAATATAGGCAGGACGACCAAGCGAATAACGTGTCTATTGCTGCGGCTTATCACATTCACCTCTACTCTACTAGTCCCCTTTGCTAACTCCCCGCCCCACCCGGGCGAGCGTGATATTTGCCCTCCCCAGACTCCACGTGGTCGAAGGAGCGATAGTGGCAAGATTACAGTGGATAATATACCGTCACTTGCCACTCTGCTGATTCACCGCCCGGTTATCGTGGTGAACGGATTCGAGACCGCTCTGAATAGTAATCATTAAGTAATTGTGGGCAAGCAGCTCCACGCATTGTcaatatcaaatatatacatatatagaATGTGAGCATTATTGCCAtatagaaaaaaaaaacaagcaAGGAATCCTAGAGTCTAATGCACTGCTCGAGTCTCGAGGATCCGACCACGGACTGGACGGATGTAACGGCCAAAGCGGGAGGATCCAAAGAGTCCGGATCCGAGGGCTGGTAAACGTTTAGGCGCCCGGGACCGGCCATATATATCGTCAGCATTTAAAGTCAAATGAGATGTCTTCGAAATGTGGCTTTATCCATGTCATATCGTTACGAAATAAATTCGATATAGGGGGACGATTGACGACAAAAGGGGCAACTTGGTCTACACGACAATCAGATTGAGGACCCGTATATGCAATGGGGTTTAGAACGGAAGGAAGGAGGATAGTATGACGTTATATTTTTAGCGGCTCCGCTGAAAGATGGGCAAGGACAGAATGTGGCTGACTTTTGGATACATCTGTCGGTTGGGAGAAGCTAGAATAGCCGTTAGAGgactgggggggggggttctACAGCACCAATTCCGACAGACACATCCCAATCCAGGGATTTCATTCTCACCCATCCCAGCCCCAAGTGATCGCCGATTAGACCTATCGGCCGGAACTTGCATGGCTCAGAGAGAGACTGGCCATTTTCCAAAGCACCCTTTCCGAGTGTCTTAGAGGCCGGTATAAAAGTCGCTGCAGATGTTCATCTGATCAGTATCTACCtctcctcccgcgcctctACCGCGACGACCATTGTACAGAATGCCCGCTGTTGAATCTAAAGTCGATGTTCTCATCATCGGTGCcggtgagtatatgcacgGATCTTATTTTATGGACATTCTTTAATGAATTTAATAGGCCCTGCTGGGTTGATGTGTGCCCATGGACTGGCCAAGGCTGGGGTCAACGTGCGTATTATCGACAAGCGTCCATCCAAGGTCGCTGCTGGACAAGCAGACGGTATCCAGCCGCGTACGATTGAAGTCCTCCAGGTCAGTACAATCAATTTTTCGCACGACTCCAAGGCCCCCCGCACTGCACTCGATCAAAAGTGTGCACGTTGTGAGATGACAGCGAAGCGCTGGGTACTGTTAGCGGCCAATTGGCTTTGATGATTTGGCCTCTGTGATCGACCATCACGATCTTACTGACCTTGGTATATTGCAACAGAGCTATGGGCTCGCGGACCGACTGCTCAAGGAAGGAAACCAGATGCACATGGCTGCATTTTACAATCCTGCCCCCGATGGGTCTGGCATCCAACGCTCGGATCGCCTCCCAGACGTTACCGCTCCTACGGCCCGATTCCCCTTTGAAGTGACCCTGCACCAAGGTGCTATCGAGAACATCTTCCGCGATGCCATGCGTGCCTTGGGTAAACCCACGGCCCCGAACGGTGCTTGCCCTCGCGAGTTTGAGAAACGCTCCGACGCCAATGATCAATTCTCGTGGCCGCCTCGTTCAATCGAGGTCGAGCAGCCCGTTGTCCCGACTAGCATCAGTCTTTCGACCGACGCTGCCGAACTTGCGTCGCGTGACTCGTACCCCGTTACCGTTCATCTCAAAAAACTCAGCGAGGCCGAGGCCCAGAGGCTGTCGCGACCGGTCGCGGGTGCACCTCCCAACTCGAACGAGGCCGCCGCAGACGGAAGCAATGTCCAAATCGAAGAAGAACGCGAGGAGATTGTCAGGGCTAAGTACGTCGTCGGATGCGATGGGGCTCATTCTTGGACGAGGGCCCAGATGGGCTGGAAGATGGAGGGAGAACATACTGGTGAGGGCTCTGTTTTTTTCTGTCTTTTGCGAATGGCGGTTCTGAATTATTTGTAGATTATGTCTGGGGTGTCGTTGATACCATCCCCGATACCGATTTTCCTGATATCCGAAACCGTACCGCCATCCACTCTGACAACGGGGTGAGTGGCAGCCATTCGATGAGACTCTGGGCACCTCTAATATGTATTCCAACAGAGCTGCATGATCGTTCCGCGCGAGGGTGACCTCGTCCGCCTCTACGTCCAGCTCGCCGAGATCGAACTCGGTGGCACCGGAAGAATGGACAGGAGCAAGATGACCCCTGAAAAGATCATGGACGTCGCAAAGCGCTCATTCCAGCCCTTCCGCCTCGAGTTCCCCAAGGCTCTTGACTGGTGGACGATCTACATCATCGGACAGCGTGTTGCTTCCAACTTTTCGGCACAGGAACGCGTCTTTATTGCAGGCGATGCTTGTAGGTGTTTTGTTCGTCGGGAGTGGTGGGAGTGATCTAACCGACGTTTGATAGGCCATACTCACTCGCCAAAGGCTGGCCAGGGAATGAACGCTAGCATGAATGATACCCACAACTTGATTTGGAAGTTGACCCAGGTCTTGCGTGGCTGGGCTTCACCCGATCTCCTAAAGACTGTGAGTATTTATTGGTATTATGGGATACCGGACATGACACTAACACTTGCcacgaaaaaaaaaatagtaCGAGCTAGAGCGACGCAAGTATGCCCAAGACTTGATCGAATTTGACCGAAAGTTCTCGGCCTTGTTCTCCGGCAAGGCACAGAGCGCGGCCAACATGGATGGTGTCTCCCACCAACAATTTGTCAGGTGAATATTTCCCTTGACCTGGAATGTTTAGAAGATTCGAGGGGCTGATGTTTGTCTCGGCAGTGTGTTCCAAACGTTTGGTGGCTTTACGAGTGGTATTGGAATTCATTATGCGCCTTCGGCAATTGTGGAGACGAGGCACCAGTCTTTGGCTTCCAAGCTGATCATTGGACAGGTGTGTATAGTTATACTCTCATTGCATGGAATACAAGTCCCAATGAACGATTTTTAATAGCGCCTCATTCCTCAAACCATCATCCGCACCGCCGACGCACGTCCATTCGAGATCCAAGACCTCATCCCGTCCGATATCCGATACAAGCTCATCGTATTCGCCGGAAACACCAAGGACGTAATTCAAAAGGCGCGCATCCAGCAATTTGCCGACGAACTCGACAAGCCAGAGAGGTTCTACAAAAAGTACACTCCCGCGGGTGCACAGGTCGACACTGTCTTTGAAATCATAGTCGTCAGGTGCGTTTTCCCCACTGTTTCTCAATAATCACCAAACGCTCATTTATCTTTGTACGATAGTTCCATGACCAAGACCACCGGCGACTACACGGACATTCCCCCCACCCTTCGCACGCACTGGTCCAAAGTATTCATGGACGACGAGGCGGTCCAGTCCCGGTTGGGTGGTGGACGCTTGTACGAGACGTACGGAATCGGTCCCGAGGGGTGTGTCGCTGTTGTCCGTCCCGACGGGTATATTGGCAATGTTGTCCCGCTCGACGGTGTCGATGAGCTCGATAGCTGGTTTGGTGGGTTTATGGCTTCCGCGTGAAAAAAAAGGGATTGGTTGATTGTGGGTGTCGAGTATATCTGTGTAATATAACTTGTAAGATGTTCTTGCGCTTTTTTGTTTGAGTTCTTCTGTTTTTGTCTTTTTGTCTTTTGATGATACCTTTGGGGGGTCAGAATCGAATTTACATTTTACATGATTTGATTGTCGCGAGTTGGTTCGTCTCGGCCACTGAGCTCATGAGAGTCGAGTTACGATACCGCGAGTGATGTAACCCGGACATTCGTCGGGTCTATCAAGGTGATCAACCACTTGATTCTTACATTCTTAAAGTCTACGCGcggaaaaagaaagaaagagagcAACAGAGCTTCCCACCCTCGTACTTCTCTCACTTTGGACATCATTTCTCGTTCGAATTCTATAAAGGGCACACGCACACTAGTATAATAATTTCCCGAGCCGGGGAATGAAAAAACAACCGTCCTCGGAGCTTCCATATCATCCCTTTCTCTTTCCCTCGCTCTCTCTGTCTCTTTTTTCACCTGCCTATGCAAAGTCCCATCTGAGCTCGGCCGGAGTGGTGTTGACTATTTTAGTTCGAGGTACGATCAGTGTGTATGTGTGTTTGTAGGTCTCATGACTTGGATCACCCACATGGGCGTCGTATTGTATATGCgtatttttctttctttctttgcaACTCTATATCTGGCACCCGCGCCGCGATTAGTTATATTAGGGAAAGTGTGTCTCGTTTGGTGAGGAGGGTATGATAAATGTGTTGGTTCTGTAGTGTGGATTCAGGGGCTAACTGTACTTTGCTTACGATCCACTACCAAACTACAAGAAATTGGACAGAGCGGATAACAAACGAGTCGATCGCTATGATATCCCCAACCTTGACAAAATTATGTCTATACCCGTCACATAAACACGGTGGCGTGCTATACAGGCTCATATGGATTACCTAATAAGTCTGGGGAGGATCAGGCGATCAAAAGCGACGCCAGCCGCCCATGTTGCTCACGTCCTTCTTTATCGCGTCTCGTCAAAACGAACCGCTGTCAGTCGGCATAATCAACTTGTTAGCGATAGAGGGAGAGGACTATCTATGCCAAGCGCTCTCGCTAGACGAAAGGACATATGCACACTCTCTCGTACGATTGTGCTACTAACGTCCTATTGCGGCGGGCTTCTAGGGAAAAGTCTTGTAGGATTTCAGATCTGATACACTATATAGCCCAGCTGATACATTAATCAATATTAGCTATTTATCCCAGAACTCGCTATTGTTCACCTACTCCGAGAGGCTACTTGCTCAGTGACGATAGCAAAATGGCCACTTCGGAATCTAGGTGTCTGTTTtagtcaattcatcctaccTGGTTTCACCTGGATCCTCCCTGGAAGGTCTCAATCGAAGCTCACTGTGCCTTCATTTTATCCCCCGGAGCGCGGTTATTCAGTTAGCGAAGGTCCCATGACCAGATCCTCCGCATGAAACGCCAAGGTTCTCCGCCGTTCTGCGGGCCCGATAATAGAAACAACCAAGAGGGTGATCACACTTGGCAACTAAAAAGGGAACAATCGGTATTTCTCACAGTGTTCAACGAACAGGGTTATCTGTCTTAGCGGGCACGCCGGGTTCAAGATGTGGTTGTGTCAGCGCGTTGCGAGACTGGCGGGATGTTCTGGCGATATGAAGGGGCTTAATTGCGTGAGTAAATGTTACGGGCAAGGTATGACCTGGCTCTGATTTTATTCTCCTTTTAGTCCGAAGAGAACTAGGAGGGAGTATATAAATGCCACGGCAGGAGATCATAGTGAGCTCAGCGGCAGCTGGTTTATCTTTGTCCCTCGTCTTCTAGGAGCCATCATTCCGcgtttcctgctgtttaagCCATGATGCTCGGCGCTCTCGTTCTCACTGTTGCCCTCTCGCTTCAGGTCTTGGCCGCTCCTACTCCGATTGAAGTCGAACAACGGGCGGACTCATCTGTCACCGTCATCAACGCTGCCACTATTGCGTCTTATGCTCCGTACACCAACTTTGCTGCTGCCACCTATTGTCCTGGGGTTGCAGATTGGTCGTGCAGTAAGTACTAAAATATGAAAAATAGCTCTCGTTATTGATGTGAATTTACTTCAGAGGCTTGTAAACGAGTGCCTGGCTTCATTCCTTATGCTACAGGCGGAAATGGAAATGATGTTCAGTACTGTAAGCGTCTGTCTGCTACAGCAAACTCACAGACTTAAGCTATTTTTAGGGTACGTTGGATGGTGGCCATCAGGATCGTCGGTTGTGGTTGCGCATGAAGGGACAGATCCGACTCAATTGTACGTCGCCTTTATCTCGGAGTCAATAATTATTACCAAATCGtaacacgcatatagcctGTCCGTCTTGACTGATGCCAACGCCTTCTTTGGGACTTTGAGTACATCCCTTTTCCCCGGGGTTACGAGCGCGGTACAAGTACACTCGGGATTCAGAGACGCACATGCTGCCACGGCGGCAACTATACTTGCCGCAGTAAAGAAAGTCATAGCCGAGAGGTCAGCAACCAAagtgacactaggtaataCTCTTTGCTTCCACTTTTTGAATTTAATAAATCAACTATATCTTCTTTTCTTAGTTGGCCATTCACTTGGTGGTGCACTTGCAGCACTTGACGCTTTGTATCTTAAATTGAACCTGGCTTCGACCATCGCCATCAAGGCCGTGACATATGGACAGCCTAGGGTGAGTTATAGCCCATAACTTATGTTTGAACCAAGTACCGAGATCAATTAGGTCGGAAACCAAGAGTTCGCAGATTTGTTCCAGCAAAAGGTGAATCATATCCCAAATGCTTTGGGATCATTTCTAACAACTCTGTACCAGATCACCGACTATTCTCGCATCACAAATATCGAGGATGAAATCCCTATTGTTCCCGGTGCGTTTTTCTAGTCGGCTTTCAATAAAACGCTAGTATATTTATTCATCGGTGAATAGGACGATTCCTCGGTTACCATCACTCTTCAGGGGAGAAACACATTAAATACACCGGTGATTGGAGGGCCTGTGCTGGTTAGTAATCACTGTGATACATGTTCCGTTTCCCGATATCCCCTAACGTCCCGAATGAAAATCAACTAGGTCAAGATAACACTAGCGAGGATTGTATAGTTGGTTCTGTTCCGACGCTTCTTCAGGGCAACCTAATTGACCACTTGGGTCCTTACGAGGGTGTATGGATCGGTACTCTGTCTTGTTAGACACACGTATATGGGGCCAGATCTTGTCCACGGCAAAAGGGTAGCAAAGTGAATGTGTCCATTTACTATTGCGGTGTTTTATATTGGGGGTTTTATGGAATTAAGGCATTGAATGAACATGGTATTGATGATAAGAAGTGAGGAGAAATTGGAAGCATACACCTTAGCTTGCTCCAGCAGAGGCTATGGATCGTTAGTAGTGTGATACTATATAGTTTCAAATGAAAGTTCTATAATGAGCTGGTTGGTGCCTGGCAGGTGATCGGAACAAAATTACTCAAATTCTTCTCGTCGTGCCTCATCGAGATTAATCATATTTCCAAGCTGACCGATAACTGCTAGCGAC
Proteins encoded:
- a CDS encoding FAD-binding domain protein — its product is MPAVESKVDVLIIGAGPAGLMCAHGLAKAGVNVRIIDKRPSKVAAGQADGIQPRTIEVLQSYGLADRLLKEGNQMHMAAFYNPAPDGSGIQRSDRLPDVTAPTARFPFEVTLHQGAIENIFRDAMRALGKPTAPNGACPREFEKRSDANDQFSWPPRSIEVEQPVVPTSISLSTDAAELASRDSYPVTVHLKKLSEAEAQRLSRPVAGAPPNSNEAAADGSNVQIEEEREEIVRAKYVVGCDGAHSWTRAQMGWKMEGEHTDYVWGVVDTIPDTDFPDIRNRTAIHSDNGSCMIVPREGDLVRLYVQLAEIELGGTGRMDRSKMTPEKIMDVAKRSFQPFRLEFPKALDWWTIYIIGQRVASNFSAQERVFIAGDACHTHSPKAGQGMNASMNDTHNLIWKLTQVLRGWASPDLLKTYELERRKYAQDLIEFDRKFSALFSGKAQSAANMDGVSHQQFVSVFQTFGGFTSGIGIHYAPSAIVETRHQSLASKLIIGQRLIPQTIIRTADARPFEIQDLIPSDIRYKLIVFAGNTKDVIQKARIQQFADELDKPERFYKKYTPAGAQVDTVFEIIVVSSMTKTTGDYTDIPPTLRTHWSKVFMDDEAVQSRLGGGRLYETYGIGPEGCVAVVRPDGYIGNVVPLDGVDELDSWFGGFMASA
- a CDS encoding Lipase (class 3): MMLGALVLTVALSLQVLAAPTPIEVEQRADSSVTVINAATIASYAPYTNFAAATYCPGVADWSCKACKRVPGFIPYATGGNGNDVQYWYVGWWPSGSSVVVAHEGTDPTQFLSVLTDANAFFGTLSTSLFPGVTSAVQVHSGFRDAHAATAATILAAVKKVIAERSATKVTLVGHSLGGALAALDALYLKLNLASTIAIKAVTYGQPRVGNQEFADLFQQKITDYSRITNIEDEIPIVPGAFF